In Massilistercora timonensis, the following are encoded in one genomic region:
- the deoC gene encoding deoxyribose-phosphate aldolase — protein sequence MTHKEILATVDHTLLTQTATWEEIKVICDDGAKYHTASVCIPPCYVKQAKEYIGDTVKVCTVIGFPNGNSTTESKVFETKNAIENGADEIDMVINIGALKDKNYDLVRSEIAAVKEACGQRILKVIIETCLLTEEEKVKMCQLVTEAGADFIKTSTGFSKAGATFEDVALFAKHMGPDVKIKAAGGISSFADAEEFLRLGASRLGTSRLVKIEKGLL from the coding sequence ATGACACACAAGGAAATCTTAGCAACTGTAGACCACACCCTTCTGACCCAGACAGCCACTTGGGAAGAGATCAAAGTAATCTGCGACGACGGCGCAAAATACCACACCGCCTCCGTCTGTATCCCGCCCTGCTATGTAAAGCAGGCAAAAGAATATATCGGCGACACTGTGAAGGTTTGCACCGTGATCGGTTTCCCCAATGGGAATTCCACAACGGAGTCCAAAGTGTTTGAGACAAAAAACGCCATTGAAAATGGCGCGGATGAGATTGATATGGTCATCAATATCGGCGCGCTGAAGGATAAGAATTATGATCTTGTACGCTCTGAGATCGCCGCTGTCAAAGAAGCCTGTGGCCAGCGGATTTTAAAAGTGATCATTGAGACCTGTCTTCTGACAGAAGAAGAAAAGGTCAAAATGTGCCAGCTTGTCACTGAGGCGGGAGCGGACTTCATCAAGACTTCTACCGGTTTCTCCAAAGCCGGCGCCACCTTTGAAGACGTAGCCCTCTTTGCGAAGCATATGGGCCCGGACGTCAAGATCAAAGCCGCCGGCGGCATCTCCTCCTTTGCGGACGCGGAAGAGTTCCTCCGCCTGGGCGCCTCCAGGCTTGGCACCAGCAGACTTGTTAAGATCGAGAAGGGATTGTTATGA
- a CDS encoding sugar phosphate isomerase/epimerase family protein — protein sequence MKELIWNQIAVGNYTYPLYSFSYFLDSMQRLGVTNIEVWAAGPHLYLEDMTYEMVKKMDLEIQRRKLKPICLTPEQCMYPINIGAEEPWIRKRSVLYFEKGLEAAEVLGIDKMLVTPGDGYRDKPADDTRKYTIENLQYLSEKAKEKNISLLLEHLTVETTNLAIKADELAELCAEAGCDNLIGMADTDMMSRYGESVSDYMKAFSGKIGHIHFVDGLPGGHLAPGDGRLPMDRFLEELSVAEYNGYISLEITNDRYHLEPDKAIEKSLKWLEERIKRTV from the coding sequence ATGAAGGAATTAATTTGGAATCAGATTGCGGTTGGTAATTATACATATCCATTGTATTCATTTTCATATTTTCTGGATTCCATGCAGCGCCTGGGAGTAACGAATATTGAAGTCTGGGCAGCAGGGCCTCATTTGTATCTGGAGGATATGACATATGAAATGGTAAAAAAGATGGATCTGGAGATCCAAAGAAGAAAATTAAAACCAATTTGTCTTACTCCAGAACAATGTATGTATCCGATAAATATTGGCGCGGAAGAGCCCTGGATCAGAAAGAGGTCGGTCCTGTATTTTGAAAAGGGGCTTGAAGCAGCAGAAGTGCTGGGAATTGACAAAATGCTGGTGACGCCGGGTGATGGATACCGCGATAAACCTGCTGATGATACGCGGAAATATACGATAGAAAATCTGCAGTATCTGTCAGAAAAAGCAAAAGAGAAAAATATCTCTCTTTTGTTGGAGCATTTAACCGTTGAGACAACAAATCTGGCGATAAAGGCAGATGAACTGGCGGAATTATGTGCGGAAGCAGGATGTGATAATTTGATCGGAATGGCGGATACAGATATGATGAGCCGATATGGTGAATCCGTAAGCGATTATATGAAAGCTTTTAGTGGAAAGATTGGTCATATACACTTTGTGGACGGTCTTCCGGGAGGCCACTTGGCGCCGGGAGATGGCAGACTTCCGATGGATCGGTTTTTAGAAGAGCTTTCTGTTGCGGAATATAATGGTTATATTTCGTTAGAAATTACAAATGATCGTTACCATCTGGAGCCAGATAAGGCAATCGAAAAGAGTCTCAAGTGGTTAGAAGAAAGAATCAAACGTACCGTATAA
- a CDS encoding sugar ABC transporter permease, producing MNRRGSKKTAFIYLAPAMIVILVFLYLPIILNFMNSLYEWGAVSKDVTWIGIENYKELLQDETIRIAIKNNLIFMIMSIVCQIGVSLVIAAVLENKFMRRWQSIFRTIYFIPSLLMITVTGITFKMLYSPTIGLINPLLELFGIDTSNIDILGNPESAIFGVAGASQWQFIGYTVVLFIVAMQNISDDIYEAAEIDGASGIQRFFRITVPLMKDTILINMIIVVTGAFRVYDEVYVMTNGGPGRSTQTLATYLYQVGFENDRMGYASAIAFFVFIITFILGLFQMKGYDLGED from the coding sequence ATGAATCGAAGAGGCAGCAAAAAGACGGCTTTTATCTATCTTGCACCGGCAATGATTGTAATTCTTGTTTTTTTATACCTTCCTATTATATTGAACTTTATGAATAGTCTATATGAATGGGGCGCTGTATCAAAGGATGTAACATGGATAGGAATTGAAAATTATAAGGAATTGCTGCAGGATGAAACAATCCGTATTGCGATAAAAAATAATTTGATATTTATGATCATGTCAATTGTTTGCCAGATAGGAGTTTCGCTGGTGATCGCAGCGGTTTTAGAGAATAAATTTATGCGGAGATGGCAGTCGATTTTCCGAACAATTTATTTCATTCCATCGCTGCTGATGATCACCGTAACAGGAATTACTTTTAAAATGCTGTATAGTCCTACAATCGGATTGATCAATCCTTTGTTGGAGTTGTTTGGGATAGATACATCCAATATTGACATTTTGGGGAATCCGGAGTCTGCTATTTTTGGCGTAGCAGGTGCATCGCAATGGCAGTTTATCGGCTATACAGTAGTACTTTTTATTGTAGCAATGCAGAACATATCAGATGATATCTATGAGGCGGCGGAGATAGACGGCGCTTCCGGAATTCAGAGATTTTTCAGAATTACAGTTCCTTTAATGAAGGACACCATTTTGATCAACATGATCATTGTCGTTACGGGAGCATTTCGAGTTTATGATGAGGTATATGTTATGACGAATGGCGGGCCGGGCCGCTCCACTCAGACTTTGGCTACCTATCTGTATCAGGTTGGCTTTGAGAATGACCGGATGGGATATGCTTCTGCAATCGCGTTTTTCGTGTTTATTATAACGTTTATTCTGGGTTTGTTCCAAATGAAGGGATATGACCTTGGAGAAGATTAA
- a CDS encoding PfkB family carbohydrate kinase codes for MKIPKILGIGINVVDIYCHQKRMYPGGNEYNVAYDAKLQGAQAAFMGVFADDKVGEILEKTLVEAGIDTSYCHHEKGSSGYALVDLQDGDRVFLDWNRKGVTDLYPFVFTDEELEYIKTFDVVSLSRASRLTVEKIEKLFNAGAVISYDFYDDFTEKDIENIAPSIKFGFFSCSHLTEEKTRAILKRCTDLGAELAVGTKGGEPTIAYDGEKYYEQGICQVKATDTMGAGDSFISAFLVNYYSAEADELIPAENKITVALQKAAEFAATVVVKDGSLGVGYDVDPDRLSEIINL; via the coding sequence ATGAAAATACCAAAAATATTAGGAATCGGAATAAATGTTGTAGATATATATTGCCATCAGAAACGGATGTATCCGGGAGGAAATGAATATAATGTGGCTTATGACGCAAAACTTCAGGGAGCGCAGGCGGCCTTTATGGGGGTTTTCGCAGATGATAAAGTAGGAGAGATCCTCGAAAAGACTTTGGTTGAAGCAGGAATTGACACTAGCTATTGCCACCATGAAAAAGGCTCCAGTGGGTATGCGTTAGTAGACTTACAAGACGGAGACCGTGTTTTCTTAGATTGGAATCGCAAGGGAGTTACAGATTTATATCCGTTTGTTTTTACAGATGAAGAGTTGGAATATATAAAAACTTTTGATGTTGTAAGCCTTAGTCGCGCGTCGCGCCTGACAGTAGAAAAGATTGAAAAACTTTTTAATGCCGGCGCAGTTATCAGTTATGACTTTTATGATGATTTTACAGAAAAAGATATTGAGAACATTGCTCCATCTATAAAGTTCGGTTTCTTTTCCTGCAGCCATCTGACGGAAGAAAAAACAAGAGCGATATTGAAAAGATGTACAGATCTGGGAGCGGAACTGGCTGTTGGAACCAAAGGCGGGGAGCCAACAATTGCATATGACGGGGAGAAATATTATGAACAGGGTATCTGTCAGGTGAAAGCGACAGATACTATGGGAGCGGGCGATTCCTTTATTAGCGCATTTTTGGTGAATTATTACTCGGCGGAAGCTGACGAGCTGATCCCTGCTGAGAATAAGATAACTGTTGCCTTGCAAAAAGCAGCTGAGTTTGCGGCGACGGTAGTAGTAAAAGACGGTTCTTTAGGTGTAGGGTATGACGTCGACCCGGACCGGCTGTCGGAAATTATTAATCTCTAA
- a CDS encoding carbohydrate ABC transporter permease, whose product MGKKIGRIVIVALLILFAVIIFLPLIWMVLTGFKTNQELFLEPWKLPEVWQFHNYADAWKAGIGTFFKNSVITTAGSTIFSTLLACFAAYPLSRIRFKTKKIWVFIILGGLMLAPQSAVISLFKMAKVIGLYDTYTGMMIITGAFRIPFAIFLIMTFYKDISVSLDESAFIDGAKTRQVFWKIIMPLSKPIIASCAIVSFRAVWNELMFANVLLESTEKKTIPVGLVNLQGTTTTNWTMLLAGMVIASVPLIIVFLILQKQFIRGLAAGSVKG is encoded by the coding sequence ATGGGCAAAAAGATAGGACGTATCGTGATTGTGGCATTGCTGATCCTGTTTGCGGTTATCATTTTCCTTCCGTTAATCTGGATGGTATTGACAGGGTTTAAAACAAATCAGGAATTGTTTCTGGAACCCTGGAAACTCCCGGAAGTCTGGCAATTCCATAATTATGCAGATGCATGGAAAGCGGGTATTGGAACCTTTTTTAAAAACAGCGTGATCACAACGGCAGGATCAACCATTTTTTCAACTTTGTTGGCTTGCTTTGCTGCGTATCCATTATCAAGGATCCGATTTAAGACGAAAAAGATATGGGTATTTATTATTCTCGGCGGGCTTATGCTTGCGCCGCAGTCGGCAGTTATTTCATTGTTTAAGATGGCAAAAGTAATCGGATTGTATGATACCTATACGGGAATGATGATCATTACAGGAGCGTTTCGGATCCCGTTTGCGATATTTTTAATTATGACGTTTTATAAAGATATTAGTGTTAGCTTAGACGAGTCTGCGTTTATTGACGGAGCAAAGACGCGCCAGGTGTTTTGGAAGATCATCATGCCGCTTAGCAAACCGATTATTGCTTCTTGTGCAATTGTAAGTTTTCGCGCAGTTTGGAATGAATTGATGTTTGCCAATGTTTTGCTGGAATCGACGGAAAAGAAGACAATACCGGTGGGTCTGGTGAATTTGCAGGGGACGACAACAACAAATTGGACGATGTTGTTGGCCGGAATGGTGATTGCCTCGGTACCGTTGATTATTGTTTTCTTGATTTTACAAAAGCAGTTTATCCGTGGCCTTGCAGCAGGCAGTGTAAAAGGATAG
- a CDS encoding MFS transporter — translation MKKNLFPKFTTVISLYYISYAVIYGFVTVFMQYRHFTNTEIGLSLACASVLCILLQYFSGSFLDRHPDLSVKTIMLISFILVYGICIILFLVKMKWFIFFSYTIVGAIMLAGASFSNMFGMEYLNSNIPLNYSLARGIGSFCFAGTSLLMGSIIKLFSVMSIFPVFFVVHLLLLLSLLFIHPAPRSVYDNPLPKEHTKKMDPLFLFLLASLLLVYISYTSVYNFQINIVTAVGGGSQEMGISNCIAAMLELPAMALFIPLSKKFSYGTLLKTSCLFFFFKITAFYFADHIWGIYLAQCLQFFSYGLFVPASSYFINSILPPQDKSKGQSALGIFTFGLSGLISSLLSGILLDLFTVKTMLALESLLTFIGVIGVFIACHFMQTSKSKI, via the coding sequence ATGAAAAAAAATCTATTCCCAAAATTTACGACTGTTATCTCCCTGTATTATATTTCATATGCCGTTATATATGGATTTGTAACCGTCTTCATGCAATACAGGCACTTCACTAATACAGAGATCGGTCTCTCCCTGGCATGCGCTTCTGTCCTCTGTATCCTTTTGCAATATTTTTCCGGTTCGTTTTTAGACAGACATCCCGACCTTTCTGTGAAAACAATTATGTTAATTTCATTTATTCTTGTATATGGAATATGTATCATCTTGTTTCTGGTCAAAATGAAATGGTTTATTTTCTTTTCCTATACGATAGTTGGCGCGATTATGCTTGCCGGCGCTTCCTTTTCCAATATGTTTGGAATGGAATATCTGAATTCCAATATACCTTTAAATTATTCTCTTGCAAGGGGAATCGGTTCCTTTTGTTTTGCCGGTACTTCTCTGCTCATGGGAAGTATTATCAAACTGTTCTCTGTTATGAGTATCTTCCCTGTCTTCTTTGTAGTCCATTTATTGCTTCTGCTTTCTTTGCTTTTCATACACCCTGCTCCCAGATCTGTTTACGATAATCCTTTGCCCAAAGAGCATACGAAGAAAATGGATCCTCTTTTCCTTTTTTTATTGGCAAGTCTCCTTCTCGTTTATATTAGCTATACTTCTGTCTACAATTTTCAAATCAACATCGTAACCGCCGTAGGCGGCGGCAGTCAGGAAATGGGAATCTCCAACTGTATCGCAGCTATGCTTGAACTACCGGCCATGGCTCTTTTTATTCCGCTGTCTAAGAAGTTTTCTTATGGAACCCTTCTTAAGACGTCCTGTCTCTTTTTCTTCTTCAAAATAACCGCTTTTTATTTTGCTGATCATATCTGGGGAATCTATCTTGCGCAATGCCTCCAGTTTTTCTCTTATGGTCTATTTGTACCAGCTTCTTCGTATTTTATTAATTCCATTCTCCCCCCGCAGGATAAATCCAAAGGTCAATCTGCGCTTGGTATCTTTACCTTTGGCCTTAGTGGACTGATTTCCAGCTTATTAAGCGGCATCCTTCTGGATCTCTTTACTGTAAAAACAATGTTGGCGTTAGAAAGTCTGCTTACATTTATCGGTGTTATTGGCGTATTTATCGCCTGTCACTTTATGCAGACTTCAAAATCCAAGATATAG
- a CDS encoding extracellular solute-binding protein: protein MKKRILAALLSATMILGMLAGCATSGSGDADSGSGESEDGTVTLTFLNKYPEDPYAQYFVDAVAQFEEENPDIKIEMENVSDEAMKDKLSVIASGGEMPDIYFTWTGERTVRFARNDMALDLTPYFEEDPEWAESFLPAFFNNVTYEGKTWAVPFRSSIMYMIYNKQVFEEYDLEIPETWDEFIAICDKLAETDVIPVAFGNSQPWYGSWWIGELNAMMVPKDVMTKDYTTGEGEFTDEAYVEAVQTFLDMNEKGYFGDHVNSKDYYQVREQFCAGQAAMMLDATAQFTQFDDGMGAENWGYFKVPVMEGAAGDPGTISGGAEAWIVSKNTKHPEEAIKFLKFMTSLEQGQKQTKEAGLPNTLVGGITAENATPATEEAYAEAAESYTNIADWLDCAIEASIADQYMVSLQEGLDGKSAEDVMADVQAAAAKVKAE from the coding sequence ATGAAAAAAAGAATTTTGGCGGCATTGTTGTCGGCGACTATGATACTTGGTATGCTGGCAGGATGTGCAACAAGTGGTTCTGGCGACGCGGATAGTGGAAGTGGTGAAAGTGAAGATGGGACAGTTACTTTGACCTTTTTGAACAAGTATCCGGAAGATCCGTATGCACAGTATTTTGTGGATGCAGTTGCTCAGTTTGAAGAGGAAAATCCAGATATTAAGATTGAGATGGAAAATGTTTCCGATGAGGCTATGAAAGATAAGCTTAGTGTTATTGCCTCTGGCGGAGAGATGCCGGATATCTATTTTACCTGGACAGGAGAACGTACAGTAAGATTCGCGCGTAACGATATGGCGCTTGATCTTACGCCCTATTTTGAAGAGGATCCTGAGTGGGCAGAAAGCTTTCTCCCGGCGTTTTTTAACAACGTGACTTATGAGGGAAAAACATGGGCGGTTCCTTTTAGAAGCAGTATCATGTATATGATTTATAATAAACAGGTGTTTGAGGAATACGACCTTGAAATTCCGGAGACTTGGGATGAATTTATTGCAATATGTGACAAATTAGCTGAAACGGATGTGATCCCGGTTGCTTTCGGAAATTCACAGCCCTGGTATGGATCCTGGTGGATCGGAGAACTTAACGCAATGATGGTTCCCAAGGATGTTATGACCAAAGATTATACAACGGGTGAAGGTGAGTTTACTGACGAAGCCTATGTAGAAGCGGTGCAGACTTTCTTGGACATGAACGAGAAGGGATATTTTGGAGATCATGTGAATTCTAAAGATTATTACCAGGTGCGTGAGCAGTTCTGCGCAGGCCAGGCTGCTATGATGTTGGATGCAACCGCTCAGTTTACACAGTTTGATGATGGAATGGGCGCAGAAAACTGGGGATACTTTAAAGTTCCTGTTATGGAAGGAGCAGCGGGAGATCCGGGAACCATCAGTGGTGGCGCGGAAGCCTGGATCGTATCTAAAAACACAAAGCATCCAGAGGAAGCGATTAAATTCCTGAAATTCATGACCAGTCTGGAGCAAGGACAGAAACAGACAAAAGAAGCCGGACTTCCAAATACTTTAGTAGGTGGCATTACAGCAGAAAATGCGACGCCGGCAACTGAAGAGGCATATGCAGAGGCGGCGGAAAGCTATACAAATATTGCTGATTGGCTGGATTGCGCGATTGAAGCTTCTATCGCAGATCAGTATATGGTAAGTCTTCAGGAAGGACTCGACGGAAAGTCAGCAGAGGATGTTATGGCGGATGTTCAGGCAGCAGCGGCTAAGGTAAAGGCAGAATAG
- a CDS encoding sugar isomerase, with translation MEIRNLIEEIIKEMEPKGGIKNVVWIAAGGSHDGHYAAQYFMDRESTVVRSQQITSSEFVYAPPKCVGENTIAVITSMRGTKETIEAAKVAKKLGAVTISQYVDKSELTEVCDYNVQYGSIWEDDEDQGKTNAGNALRMAMAIVDIVEGYKYYEDALDAFTKVQPAYIKAREYCKPLAEKWAHQMKDEKVISVLSSGPAYGSGHIFSTCNILEMLQIQSPTFNCCDFFHGPFEITDKNEAFFLLVADGRTRKADERAIDFLKKYGGDKVYILDAKEIGIGNIRDSVAEYFNHLLFTPILNNVYMKALSKETGMDYTTRRYMWKVEY, from the coding sequence ATGGAAATCAGAAATTTGATCGAGGAAATTATTAAAGAAATGGAGCCAAAAGGCGGTATAAAAAATGTTGTATGGATAGCGGCCGGCGGATCTCATGACGGTCATTATGCGGCGCAGTATTTTATGGACAGAGAGTCCACGGTAGTGCGTTCTCAGCAGATTACCAGCAGTGAGTTTGTTTATGCGCCTCCAAAGTGTGTGGGAGAAAATACGATTGCTGTTATTACTTCGATGCGGGGAACAAAGGAGACGATCGAAGCTGCGAAGGTGGCGAAAAAACTTGGAGCGGTTACGATCAGTCAATACGTAGACAAATCAGAACTTACAGAGGTTTGTGATTATAATGTGCAGTACGGGAGTATCTGGGAGGACGATGAAGACCAGGGAAAGACGAATGCCGGGAATGCTCTTCGTATGGCGATGGCGATTGTAGATATTGTGGAAGGGTATAAATATTATGAGGATGCGCTGGATGCATTTACAAAAGTACAGCCGGCTTACATAAAAGCAAGAGAATATTGCAAACCCCTGGCTGAAAAATGGGCGCATCAGATGAAGGATGAAAAAGTTATTTCTGTGCTTTCGAGCGGTCCTGCTTATGGATCAGGTCATATTTTTTCAACCTGTAATATTTTGGAAATGCTTCAGATACAGTCGCCGACATTTAACTGTTGTGATTTTTTCCATGGGCCATTTGAGATTACAGACAAGAATGAAGCCTTTTTCTTACTTGTAGCAGATGGACGGACAAGAAAAGCGGATGAAAGAGCAATTGATTTTCTGAAGAAATATGGCGGAGACAAGGTATATATTCTTGATGCGAAAGAAATTGGCATTGGAAATATCAGGGATTCCGTAGCGGAATACTTTAACCATCTTTTGTTTACGCCAATTCTGAACAATGTTTATATGAAAGCGTTATCAAAAGAGACAGGAATGGATTATACGACACGTCGTTATATGTGGAAGGTAGAGTACTGA
- a CDS encoding SIS domain-containing protein, which yields MEIKKMVAEMKKKSDKKGGIKNIYFIACGGSLAGLYAGWYLMDREARNFRVGLYNASEFIQTTPKAFGEDTLCICSTLKGTPEVEEAIKFCKENGAYTIAICGEGNEATTKYADGVIRFKSIGEVTTPMLETNVTLSLWLSFEILKQYEDYQYYEDAMKAFDVLEDMAAKIRKYVNNGPAQKFAETHRNEDVIYVMGGAPAMGVAYATSICSLMEIQWIHSPTVNSAEFFHGPFETLDRNLPIVHMVSDGRSREEDLRCQRFMEKFGEKITTIDSKELGIDVLGDNVKEYFNHVFLDCAWREYLTALAIERKHPKEVRRYMWKMEY from the coding sequence ATGGAAATTAAAAAAATGGTTGCGGAAATGAAAAAGAAAAGCGATAAAAAAGGAGGAATAAAAAATATTTATTTTATCGCTTGCGGAGGGTCGCTGGCAGGTCTGTATGCGGGTTGGTATCTTATGGACAGAGAGGCGCGCAATTTTAGAGTGGGTTTATATAATGCCAGTGAATTTATCCAGACTACACCGAAGGCTTTTGGAGAAGATACACTGTGTATTTGTTCTACTTTGAAAGGTACGCCGGAAGTGGAGGAAGCGATCAAATTCTGCAAGGAAAACGGAGCGTATACGATTGCAATCTGCGGAGAGGGAAATGAAGCGACAACAAAATATGCAGATGGGGTTATCCGGTTTAAATCAATCGGAGAAGTTACAACACCAATGTTGGAAACGAATGTGACGCTTTCTTTATGGCTGTCTTTTGAGATTTTGAAACAATATGAAGATTATCAGTATTATGAGGATGCCATGAAAGCGTTTGACGTTTTAGAGGATATGGCAGCGAAAATCCGTAAATATGTAAATAATGGACCGGCACAAAAGTTTGCGGAGACACATAGAAATGAAGATGTTATCTATGTAATGGGCGGAGCGCCGGCTATGGGCGTGGCCTATGCGACTTCCATCTGCAGTCTGATGGAGATTCAGTGGATTCATTCTCCAACAGTAAATTCCGCGGAATTCTTCCATGGACCATTTGAGACATTGGATAGAAATCTTCCTATAGTTCATATGGTCAGCGATGGGCGAAGCCGTGAAGAAGACCTGAGATGTCAGAGGTTTATGGAGAAATTTGGAGAAAAGATAACCACGATTGATTCAAAAGAACTGGGAATAGACGTGTTGGGAGACAATGTAAAAGAGTACTTTAATCATGTGTTCCTGGATTGTGCATGGAGAGAATATCTGACAGCGCTTGCGATTGAAAGGAAACATCCGAAAGAAGTACGCAGATATATGTGGAAGATGGAATATTAG
- a CDS encoding GntR family transcriptional regulator, producing MEGKKMRAFFQNERQPLYIQLKEAIKDEIIKGNLKAGDKIPSEILLQRLYSVSRVTVRKAVNELVKENYLIKLQGKGTYVSQVFVFEGRKGISSFTELCKLQGKATIAVVIKADLERGTKEQCDFFKMKKDSWIMHIARVRKVDGVPVVLEDSYYAPFYEFLKQEDLAGSIYELLRNKYKIYPVKRGLNEVGIINAGQREEEFLGIKRGVPVLRNKVQIYDSDNQPVHEVQQIVRVDRPEIFKYYIE from the coding sequence GTGGAGGGGAAGAAAATGCGGGCATTTTTCCAAAATGAAAGACAACCCTTGTACATTCAGTTAAAAGAAGCTATAAAAGACGAGATCATAAAAGGGAACTTGAAGGCAGGAGATAAGATACCCTCAGAAATATTACTTCAAAGGCTGTACAGCGTAAGCCGGGTAACTGTGCGCAAAGCAGTGAATGAACTCGTGAAAGAGAATTATCTGATTAAACTGCAGGGAAAAGGAACGTATGTGTCACAGGTATTTGTATTTGAAGGGAGAAAAGGAATTTCAAGTTTTACGGAGCTATGTAAACTGCAGGGAAAAGCAACAATTGCGGTAGTGATCAAAGCAGATCTGGAACGCGGTACAAAAGAGCAGTGTGACTTTTTTAAAATGAAAAAGGATTCTTGGATTATGCATATTGCAAGAGTTCGCAAAGTGGACGGAGTACCGGTTGTGTTAGAAGATTCCTATTATGCTCCGTTTTATGAATTTTTAAAACAAGAGGACCTTGCGGGATCCATTTATGAATTGTTGCGAAATAAATATAAAATTTATCCAGTGAAACGTGGATTGAATGAGGTTGGAATTATAAATGCAGGGCAACGGGAAGAAGAGTTTCTGGGGATAAAAAGAGGCGTTCCGGTATTAAGAAATAAAGTACAGATTTATGATTCGGATAATCAGCCTGTCCATGAGGTGCAGCAGATTGTCCGGGTAGATAGGCCGGAAATATTTAAATATTATATTGAGTAA
- a CDS encoding GntR family transcriptional regulator, translated as MSRIEKSNSTPLYLQLKNKIKREIRTGILKPGDKLPSETQLQKEYNMSRVTVRNAMEELTVEGYIIKVQGKGSFVAHSDMLRLPIGVTSFTEDAKMQGVNLTSKVVKLEIEDIKTDLDREFFGEKANGKILVFKRVRIADGVPVTVEENHLFPDMIKIKDDNLEGSFYEILMNKYHMIPSNKGRRSVKIVFADEEIADYLNLSVGTPVITSEMCVFDMNGDPIHTVRDWVRGDNDRFLKWYI; from the coding sequence ATGTCACGCATCGAAAAAAGTAATTCAACTCCGTTATATCTCCAGTTAAAGAATAAGATTAAAAGAGAAATTCGTACAGGGATATTGAAACCAGGAGACAAGCTTCCCTCGGAGACGCAGCTGCAAAAGGAATATAATATGAGCCGGGTAACAGTTCGCAACGCAATGGAAGAACTGACGGTTGAAGGATATATTATCAAGGTACAGGGGAAAGGAAGCTTTGTGGCCCATTCAGACATGCTGCGGCTTCCAATTGGAGTTACAAGTTTTACAGAAGATGCCAAGATGCAGGGAGTGAATCTCACATCAAAAGTAGTTAAACTGGAAATAGAAGATATTAAAACGGATTTGGACAGAGAATTTTTTGGCGAAAAAGCAAATGGGAAAATACTTGTTTTTAAAAGAGTTCGGATTGCGGATGGTGTTCCGGTAACGGTAGAAGAGAATCATCTTTTCCCGGATATGATCAAGATTAAGGATGATAATCTGGAAGGGTCTTTTTACGAAATACTAATGAATAAATATCATATGATACCGTCCAATAAGGGGAGACGAAGTGTTAAAATTGTATTTGCGGACGAGGAGATTGCAGATTACTTAAATCTGTCTGTAGGAACGCCAGTAATTACAAGTGAAATGTGTGTGTTCGATATGAATGGAGATCCAATCCATACAGTAAGAGATTGGGTGAGAGGGGATAACGACCGTTTTCTTAAATGGTATATCTAA
- a CDS encoding DUF624 domain-containing protein, with amino-acid sequence MMDNIFIRILSRIFDLIVLNILWAVFCLPIVTIGASTTALYSVTLKMVVNEEGYLIRDFWRAFKRDFKQSTSIWLLLLVLGIFFGIDFVIVRRWPGVGGQIGVFVLGIAGLLYGLVLLFVFPLIAKFENTMLQMIKNALLIPVSRFPYTILCLLMTGMCVGLTFMNSTTVLIGSVVWTLIGGSVLAYANSLLMRKIFEPYIITTNENEE; translated from the coding sequence ATGATGGATAATATTTTTATCAGAATCTTAAGTCGTATTTTTGATCTTATTGTGTTGAATATACTTTGGGCTGTGTTTTGCCTTCCAATAGTAACAATTGGTGCTTCAACAACAGCATTATATTCCGTAACGCTTAAAATGGTCGTGAATGAGGAAGGATATTTGATCAGAGATTTTTGGCGTGCATTTAAAAGGGATTTTAAACAGAGTACAAGTATATGGTTGCTTCTTCTGGTATTGGGAATTTTCTTCGGGATAGATTTTGTGATTGTTCGCAGGTGGCCGGGAGTTGGAGGACAGATAGGGGTTTTTGTACTGGGAATAGCAGGATTGCTTTATGGGTTGGTTTTACTTTTTGTGTTTCCTCTTATTGCGAAGTTTGAGAATACGATGCTTCAGATGATAAAAAATGCGCTGTTGATTCCTGTTTCACGTTTTCCTTATACCATATTATGTCTGCTTATGACGGGAATGTGTGTGGGATTGACCTTTATGAATTCGACAACGGTTTTGATAGGATCAGTAGTCTGGACATTGATAGGAGGCTCAGTGCTTGCCTACGCAAATTCGCTGTTGATGAGAAAGATATTTGAACCGTATATTATAACAACGAATGAAAACGAGGAATAA